Proteins from a genomic interval of Longimicrobium sp.:
- a CDS encoding glycosyltransferase has product MPQPLRVLHVYAGNLYGGVERMLATLASARVDGLEQSFALSFDGRLADELRRIGARVELLGPVRVSLPWTALRARSRLARVIRASRPDVVVCHSTWAHGIFAAVARGRGVPLVFWLHDVVRGGTWADRLARRTPPDLAICTSRFAQAALGRLWPHVPAEVVYPPVPPPTVESSARREVRAELDTSIDDVVFLMASRFDPAKGHRVLLNALASMRETERWTCWIAGGASGPREAAHLAGVRALAEASGIAGRVRFLGERADVPRLVAAADVLCQPNLSPDAFGIAFVEGMYAGLPVVTSALGGALEAVDPTTGILVAPGRVDALAEARRELASDPGRRAELGAAGPARARALCDPHRQAERMRQVLATVAGQG; this is encoded by the coding sequence TTGCCGCAGCCGCTCCGAGTTCTTCACGTGTACGCGGGCAACCTGTACGGCGGGGTGGAGCGGATGCTCGCCACCCTGGCGTCGGCGCGCGTGGACGGGCTGGAGCAGTCGTTCGCGCTCTCCTTCGACGGACGGCTGGCCGACGAGCTGCGGCGGATCGGCGCGCGGGTGGAACTGCTGGGGCCCGTGCGCGTCAGCCTGCCGTGGACGGCGCTGCGGGCGCGGTCGCGGCTGGCGCGGGTGATCCGGGCCAGCCGGCCGGACGTCGTCGTGTGTCATTCCACCTGGGCGCACGGCATCTTCGCCGCGGTCGCGCGTGGCCGTGGCGTTCCCCTGGTCTTCTGGCTTCACGACGTGGTGAGGGGCGGTACCTGGGCCGACCGGCTGGCCAGGCGCACGCCGCCGGACCTGGCCATCTGCACCAGCCGCTTCGCACAGGCCGCGCTGGGCCGCCTTTGGCCGCACGTTCCCGCCGAGGTGGTGTATCCGCCGGTCCCGCCGCCGACGGTGGAGTCCTCGGCCCGGCGGGAGGTTCGCGCGGAGCTGGACACGTCCATTGACGATGTCGTGTTCCTGATGGCGAGCCGCTTCGACCCCGCCAAGGGCCACCGCGTTCTCCTGAATGCGCTGGCCTCGATGCGCGAGACGGAGCGGTGGACGTGCTGGATCGCGGGTGGCGCGTCGGGGCCGCGGGAGGCGGCGCACCTGGCCGGGGTGCGCGCCCTGGCGGAGGCATCCGGGATCGCGGGGCGGGTGCGGTTCCTGGGCGAGCGCGCGGACGTGCCGCGGCTGGTGGCGGCTGCGGACGTGCTCTGCCAGCCGAACCTTTCGCCCGACGCGTTCGGCATCGCCTTTGTAGAAGGGATGTACGCCGGGCTGCCCGTGGTGACTTCCGCGCTCGGGGGCGCGCTGGAGGCGGTCGATCCCACGACCGGCATCCTGGTTGCGCCGGGACGTGTGGACGCGCTGGCGGAGGCGAGGCGCGAGTTGGCGAGCGATCCCGGCCGACGCGCGGAGCTGGGCGCGGCGGGTCCCGCGCGGGCGCGGGCGTTGTGCGATCCCCATCGACAGGCGGAGCGAATGCGGCAGGTGCTGGCAACGGTGGCGGGGCAGGGATGA